The proteins below are encoded in one region of Apostichopus japonicus isolate 1M-3 chromosome 4, ASM3797524v1, whole genome shotgun sequence:
- the LOC139966273 gene encoding uncharacterized protein isoform X1: MTAVDVSHIPRLGTKAPHHFYREHQGLDSLSRTFQSSELFTPYLVPQRPTVSGVRYKHFQDALEKNPRMPWGMDREYGGEGPINLPAEHRPKSEPPTEVEKGHRHFSSGTQPYPRGLPVNQYYDLTLLKKSNIRSNDELVPRPTQADMSKLQINKEFPAEHPYSSHMSRFAVFPNFANSRDDYKTGEAAQQQRPLHPQMPANPYSIRVVRQSKGGSDRWERQELPLETEKMPLKWPGDTFFQQRKTPTSGQQQFYPIPPKAVLPNHPTRSLDHTLNPKTANALRNIERAQWQTTYNRNFTGYGPANALRLDNFDQKLEKEQRTGIEDHGLRTRSYNTFMPPRPLEGRISRLIGPNQSVRCVIKDGRIKYVPYVPKITIEMDKVREHPNLPSETHDSFRVPAEKLEWKRLQSLQHPETQLEKLNQRQASVDAQSLKLSGDTRKKAYDDQVPKNYLKEMAEKHKDDLKRLTDQARWKEAERREHHHDLTLLKRKVDYTSPQMQPPVYYDTLHKIYTAKAPFYYDGDNPYEYDYVLPWDYHKTNAVLDQYKKEGEMMEKAENVGEGTNTARETGKEEYQFAGSPGANPFVTSSDMSKISNSEGMVGVKSSPPAQNPTTQSTYTFSYSPDKVRTVKPPPMDTSTLAKSLPSVMADSGYDSRSNIIIDSAKLKHPAEANNDLSNSNPNATSASSKPLYDPVYRHPHSNPVVDSRHFNAQGTADFRFRWTPSYPYGDRPQTTLLKMQDSFTKSDARKSFHGSFPENNPDLRDNIGSGKKHDFHGQNAYYWH, from the exons ATACAAGCACTTTCAAGATGCGTTAGAAAAGAATCCCAGGATGCCATGGGGCATGGACCGTGAATATGGAGGTGAAGGACCCATCAATTTACCCGCAGAGCATCGTCCAAAAAGTGAACCACCAACAGAAGTGGAGAAAGGACACAGACACTTCAGCAGTGGTACTCAGCCATACCCAAG AGGTTTACCAGTTAATCAATACTATGACCTGACCCTACTAAAGAAGAGCAATATAAGATCAAATGATGAATT GGTTCCAAGACCTACGCAAGCTGACATGTC GAAACTTCAGATAAACAAAGAGTTCCCAGCAGAACATCCATACAGCTCACACATGTCTAGATTTGCCGTCTTTCCAAACTTTGCAAACTCTCGTGATGATTACAAGACAGGAGAAGCGGCCCAGCAACAGCGCCCTCTACACCCTCAGATGCCCGCTAACCCATACTCCATTAGAGTCGTTCGTCAGTCGAAAG GTGGTTCAGATAGATGGGAACGACAAGAATTACCTCTAGAAACAGAAAAAATGCCCTTGAAGTGGCCTGGAGATACTTTCTTCCAG CAAAGGAAAACTCCAACGTCTGGTCAACAACAGTTCTACCCGATTCCACCTAAAGCAGTCCTTCCCAACCATCCAACCCGCTCTTTGGATCACACTTTAAATCCCAAGACTGCGAACGCTCTGCGTAACATCGAGAGAGCCCAGTGGCAGACCACGTACAACAGAAACTTCACAGGTTACGGCCCAGCCAATGCTCTGAGGCTCGACAACTTTGATCAGAAGTTAGAGAAAGAGCAAAGGACCGGAATTGAGGACCATGGTCTG CGAACGAGATCGTACAATACATTCATGCCACCCAGGCCTCTAGAGGGAAGGATTTCTCGTTTGATCGGTCCAAATCAGTCGGTTCGCTGTGTCATCAAGGACGGAAGGATCAAATATGTACCATATGTTCCCAAAATAACTATTGAGATGGACAAG GTTCGTGAGCACCCCAATCTACCCTCCGAGACGCATGACTCATTCAGGGTCCCTGCAGAAAAGTTGGAATGGAAGAGACTTCAGAGCTTACAGCATCCTGAGACACAGCTGGAGAAGCTGAATCAGCGACAAGCGTCAGTCGATGCTCAGTCCCTCAAGCTCAGCGGCGACACCCGGAAGAAAGCCTACGACGACCAGGTGCCCAAGAATTATCTCAAGGAGATGGCGGAGAAGCACAAGGACGATTTGAAGAGACTGACCGACCAGGCGAGATGGAAGGAGGCAGAGCGACGAGAACATCATCACGACCTGACCCTACTGAAACGGAAAGTGGACTACACCAGCCCCCAGATGCAACCCCCGGTGTATTACGATACCCTGCACAAGATATACACCGCCAAGGCACCGTTTTACTACGATGGCGATAATCCTTACGAGTATGACTATGTTCTACCCTGGGACTACCATAAGACGAATGCCGTCCTAGATCAGTATAAGAAGGAGGGCGAAATGATGGAGAAGGCAGAAAATGTCGGGGAGGGTACCAATACCGCTAGGGAGACCGGTAAGGAGGAATATCAGTTTGCAGGTTCCCCTGGTGCAAACCCCTTTGTTACCTCAAGTGATATGTCGAAGATATCCAATAGTGAAGGAATGGTAGGAGTTAAAAGCTCCCCACCGGCGCAAAACCCCACAACTCAGTCTACGTATACGTTTAGTTATAGTCCCGACAAGGTCCGCACGGTGAAACCACCCCCAATGGACACGTCAACTCTGGCTAAGTCCCTACCATCTGTGATGGCTGACAGTGGGTATGATTCACGAAGCAACATAATAATCGATTCTGCCAAATTGAAACACCCTGCGGAGGCCAACAACGACCTGTCCAATTCCAACCCTAACGCCACAAGCGCCTCTAGCAAGCCCCTCTACGACCCAGTCTACCGACACCCACATTCAAATCCTGTCGTCGATTCCAGGCATTTCAACGCACAAGGTACTGCAGATTTCCGATTCAGGTGGACCCCTAGTTACCCATACGGGGACAGACCCCAGACGACATTACTGAAAATGCAGGACTCTTTCACGAAAAGCGACGCACGAAAATCATTCCATGGAAGTTTCCCTGAAAATAATCCCGACTTGAGAGATAACATCGGATCAGGAAAGAAGCATGACTTCCACGGACAAAATGCTTATTATTGGCACTAA
- the LOC139966273 gene encoding uncharacterized protein isoform X2 has translation MTTSLLPALPRVWPEQKKRPAFDKLHSFYYTGLPVNQYYDLTLLKKSNIRSNDELVPRPTQADMSKLQINKEFPAEHPYSSHMSRFAVFPNFANSRDDYKTGEAAQQQRPLHPQMPANPYSIRVVRQSKGGSDRWERQELPLETEKMPLKWPGDTFFQQRKTPTSGQQQFYPIPPKAVLPNHPTRSLDHTLNPKTANALRNIERAQWQTTYNRNFTGYGPANALRLDNFDQKLEKEQRTGIEDHGLRTRSYNTFMPPRPLEGRISRLIGPNQSVRCVIKDGRIKYVPYVPKITIEMDKVREHPNLPSETHDSFRVPAEKLEWKRLQSLQHPETQLEKLNQRQASVDAQSLKLSGDTRKKAYDDQVPKNYLKEMAEKHKDDLKRLTDQARWKEAERREHHHDLTLLKRKVDYTSPQMQPPVYYDTLHKIYTAKAPFYYDGDNPYEYDYVLPWDYHKTNAVLDQYKKEGEMMEKAENVGEGTNTARETGKEEYQFAGSPGANPFVTSSDMSKISNSEGMVGVKSSPPAQNPTTQSTYTFSYSPDKVRTVKPPPMDTSTLAKSLPSVMADSGYDSRSNIIIDSAKLKHPAEANNDLSNSNPNATSASSKPLYDPVYRHPHSNPVVDSRHFNAQGTADFRFRWTPSYPYGDRPQTTLLKMQDSFTKSDARKSFHGSFPENNPDLRDNIGSGKKHDFHGQNAYYWH, from the exons ATGACAACCTCTTTACTCCCAGCCCTGCCAAGGGTTTGGCCTGAACAGAAGAAGAGACCTGCATTTGACAAGCTACATTCTTTCTACTATAC AGGTTTACCAGTTAATCAATACTATGACCTGACCCTACTAAAGAAGAGCAATATAAGATCAAATGATGAATT GGTTCCAAGACCTACGCAAGCTGACATGTC GAAACTTCAGATAAACAAAGAGTTCCCAGCAGAACATCCATACAGCTCACACATGTCTAGATTTGCCGTCTTTCCAAACTTTGCAAACTCTCGTGATGATTACAAGACAGGAGAAGCGGCCCAGCAACAGCGCCCTCTACACCCTCAGATGCCCGCTAACCCATACTCCATTAGAGTCGTTCGTCAGTCGAAAG GTGGTTCAGATAGATGGGAACGACAAGAATTACCTCTAGAAACAGAAAAAATGCCCTTGAAGTGGCCTGGAGATACTTTCTTCCAG CAAAGGAAAACTCCAACGTCTGGTCAACAACAGTTCTACCCGATTCCACCTAAAGCAGTCCTTCCCAACCATCCAACCCGCTCTTTGGATCACACTTTAAATCCCAAGACTGCGAACGCTCTGCGTAACATCGAGAGAGCCCAGTGGCAGACCACGTACAACAGAAACTTCACAGGTTACGGCCCAGCCAATGCTCTGAGGCTCGACAACTTTGATCAGAAGTTAGAGAAAGAGCAAAGGACCGGAATTGAGGACCATGGTCTG CGAACGAGATCGTACAATACATTCATGCCACCCAGGCCTCTAGAGGGAAGGATTTCTCGTTTGATCGGTCCAAATCAGTCGGTTCGCTGTGTCATCAAGGACGGAAGGATCAAATATGTACCATATGTTCCCAAAATAACTATTGAGATGGACAAG GTTCGTGAGCACCCCAATCTACCCTCCGAGACGCATGACTCATTCAGGGTCCCTGCAGAAAAGTTGGAATGGAAGAGACTTCAGAGCTTACAGCATCCTGAGACACAGCTGGAGAAGCTGAATCAGCGACAAGCGTCAGTCGATGCTCAGTCCCTCAAGCTCAGCGGCGACACCCGGAAGAAAGCCTACGACGACCAGGTGCCCAAGAATTATCTCAAGGAGATGGCGGAGAAGCACAAGGACGATTTGAAGAGACTGACCGACCAGGCGAGATGGAAGGAGGCAGAGCGACGAGAACATCATCACGACCTGACCCTACTGAAACGGAAAGTGGACTACACCAGCCCCCAGATGCAACCCCCGGTGTATTACGATACCCTGCACAAGATATACACCGCCAAGGCACCGTTTTACTACGATGGCGATAATCCTTACGAGTATGACTATGTTCTACCCTGGGACTACCATAAGACGAATGCCGTCCTAGATCAGTATAAGAAGGAGGGCGAAATGATGGAGAAGGCAGAAAATGTCGGGGAGGGTACCAATACCGCTAGGGAGACCGGTAAGGAGGAATATCAGTTTGCAGGTTCCCCTGGTGCAAACCCCTTTGTTACCTCAAGTGATATGTCGAAGATATCCAATAGTGAAGGAATGGTAGGAGTTAAAAGCTCCCCACCGGCGCAAAACCCCACAACTCAGTCTACGTATACGTTTAGTTATAGTCCCGACAAGGTCCGCACGGTGAAACCACCCCCAATGGACACGTCAACTCTGGCTAAGTCCCTACCATCTGTGATGGCTGACAGTGGGTATGATTCACGAAGCAACATAATAATCGATTCTGCCAAATTGAAACACCCTGCGGAGGCCAACAACGACCTGTCCAATTCCAACCCTAACGCCACAAGCGCCTCTAGCAAGCCCCTCTACGACCCAGTCTACCGACACCCACATTCAAATCCTGTCGTCGATTCCAGGCATTTCAACGCACAAGGTACTGCAGATTTCCGATTCAGGTGGACCCCTAGTTACCCATACGGGGACAGACCCCAGACGACATTACTGAAAATGCAGGACTCTTTCACGAAAAGCGACGCACGAAAATCATTCCATGGAAGTTTCCCTGAAAATAATCCCGACTTGAGAGATAACATCGGATCAGGAAAGAAGCATGACTTCCACGGACAAAATGCTTATTATTGGCACTAA